The Podospora pseudocomata strain CBS 415.72m chromosome 3, whole genome shotgun sequence genome window below encodes:
- a CDS encoding hypothetical protein (EggNog:ENOG503P602; COG:T; COG:Z), whose protein sequence is MRFGEVSSRITCASHIENRRLSGPPCTPEHHPFIHPSIHPSSYSSSSSSSTAGCHRVVMLESGGNYDVAAMSDILDHGLGEQLAAALLTWGGEQDQEARRQPRTQPDHHNEPGADARSDSSFDSASDSGSLTPLTRHHVYFRKLMRFADDSTWSKTALGPHRRDIDVNLEDGNDRDDNLDATDSDSTFTTQPAKSTNICARYRQHRVETMENPPLPPQNWDKELPPTPFDTTPTSSSSHPQMSCRISTFPFSHPCDIPELILDPDEDHLHTEPSPLPSGPVTPSVVNDIFQPLSQTASPDLEFGPFTPLALEADFQHSMEQQQQSRKMSIKTMVSDVSDGLGIIEEEDDVNTDGVSMLTPTEASFGGAAGGESSIDRFGRVDSRAYQPQAWSISSSAGSTGSSEWRPSIKSSRKSVTLLSRMRGRHSVVQEEPLEKRSLTPYELSAPAPRQDDDNCVDMPPPPTGSSLPTIHSRTEITSTTNPRFFGRIPWLTSDSQPEKQGTVFGVDLNSSIKLAPMKIRVSHRGRGSSYRTYPLGVYKCCEFIRKEGNKAGRAFCSPGNAFNVAQLKEIFNTGPTYGENFQFEGTDYTVHDAARLILLYLEELPKPLITSSVVRCWVLLARQEGAIEPPCPRVETGLDFWTEALSRLPTASRNLVKHLLAIFAEVLLQTTGNVTEADSRHFASAVSRALFHQDTDASVVAGGAPTASKKKTNKRSVHPTLALAFLIKKRGEYSATLGKATNMGTKRDTQFLPTTKEIMQWKG, encoded by the exons ATGCGGTTTGGCGAGGTGTCTAGTAGGATCACTTGTGCCTCTCATATAGAAAACCGTCGTCTGTCCGGTCCACCCTGTACGCCGGAGCACCACCCATTcattcatccatccatccatccatcctcctactcctcctcctcctcctcctccactgccGGATGTCATCGGGTTGTAATGTTAGAAAGCGGCGGAAATTACGACGTTGCAGCCATGAGTGACATCCTGGATCACGGATTGGGCGAACAACTGGCAGCGGCCCTGCTCACTTGGGGTGGGGAACAGGACCAGGAGGCGAGACGGCAACCGAGAACGCAACCAGATCATCATAACGAGCCCGGTGCTGATGCCCGCTCAGATTCCAGTTTTGACTCTGCCTCTGACTCTGGCTCTCTCACTCCTCTGACCCGTCATCATGTTTACTTCCGCAAACTGATGCGCTTCGCCGACGACAGCACCTGGAGCAAGACAGCCCTGGGCCCCCACAGGCGTGATATTGATGTCAACCTGGAGGACGGCAACGACCGTGACGACAACCTGGATGCTACCGATTCCGATagcaccttcaccacccaaccaGCCAAGAGCACCAATATCTGTGCCCGTTATCGCCAGCACAGGGTAGAGACCATGGAGAACCCACCGCTGCCCCCACAGAACTGGGACAAGGAATTGCCGCCAACACCTTTCGATACAACCCctacctcatcatcatcacatcccCAGATGTCTTGCAGGATATCAACCTTCCCGTTTTCGCATCCATGTGACATACCAGAGTTGATACTTGATCCGGACGAGGACCATCTTCACACCGAACCCAGCCCGCTGCCATCCGGGCCCGTCACCCCCAGCGTGGTCAACGACATCTTCCAACCTCTTAGCCAGACTGCTTCCCCTGATCTCGAGTTTGGTCCCTTCACTCCACTCGCCCTCGAGGCGGATTTTCAGCACTCCatggaacagcagcagcagtccaGAAAGATGTCCATCAAGACCATGGTCTCGGACGTATCAGACGGTCTCGGTATtattgaagaagaagacgacgtCAACACCGACGGCGTGTCTATGCTCACTCCGACAGAGGCTTCTTTTGGTGGAGCCGCTGGCGGAGAATCCAGCATAGATCGGTTTGGGAGGGTAGATTCAAGGGCCTACCAACCCCAAGCATGGAGCATAAGTTCATCGGCCGGTAGCACCGGGTCGAGCGAGTGGCGCCCCAGCATCAAGAGTTCACGAAAGTCGGTAACCCTCCTCTCGCGCATGCGCGGACGACACTCGGTAGTGCAGGAGGAGCCTTTGGAAAAACGGTCGCTGACTCCGTACGAGCTCAGTGCTCCAGCACCAAGACAGGACGACGACAACTGCGTCGACATGCCGCCCCCGCCGACTGGATCATCGCTGCCTACCATTCACAGTCGCACCGAGATCACCTCGACGACCAACCCTCGGTTCTTTGGCAGAATTCCGTGGTTGACAAGTGATTCGCAGCCCGAGAAGCAGGGGACcgtgtttggtgttgattTGAATTCGAGCATCAAACTGGCACCCATGAAGATTCGGGTGTCACAtcggggaagggggtcatCGTACCGGACATATCCGCTAGGCGTTTACAAGTGCTGCGAGTTCATTCGCAAAGAGG GCAACAAAGCCGGCAGAGCTTTTTGCTCTCCCGGCAACGCCTTCAACGTGGCACAGCTCAAAGAAATCTTCAACACAGGACCGACTTACGGCGAGAATTTCCAGTTTGAAGGTACCGACTACACGGTCCACGATGCCGCGCGTTTGATTCTGTTATACCTTGAGGAACTGCCCAAACCTCTCATCACGTCATCAGTTGTAAGGTGTTGGGTGTTGCTGGCCCGCCAAGAGGGAGCCATCGAGCCGCCTTGTCCACGGGTCGAAACCGGACTCGACTTTTGGACCGAAGCCCTCAGCCGTCTGCCAACCGCGTCCCGCAATCTCGTCAAGCACCTCCTCGCCATATTTGCCGAGGTCTTGCTGCAAACGACGGGAAACGTCACAGAGGCAGATTCACGGCATTTTGCTTCGGCAGTCTCGCGGGCACTGTTCCATCAGGACACCGACGCTAGTGTCgtggctggtggtgctcCCACagccagcaagaagaagaccaacAAAAGGAGCGTCCATCCGACGCTGGCTCTTGCTTTTTTGATTAAGAAGCGAGGAGAATATTCGGCGACGTTGGGCAAGGCTACAAATATGGGTACCAAGAGAGACACCCAGTTTTTGCCCACCACGAAGGAAATCATGCAATGGAAGGGATAG
- a CDS encoding hypothetical protein (EggNog:ENOG503NXMU; COG:C) has translation MGTMLTDPGDDGSSTFTLLTPAEKDLGMYAFDTERVRWFFCPKCSITLYNRVHGVFEGVEVRTFRVNVLTLDERADGSPMEDLKNLKIKYWDFKGVELPKAPLDEPVNGGVW, from the coding sequence ATGGGCACCATGCTCACAGACCCCGGAGACGACGGGTCGTCGACATTTACCCTCCTGACACCAGCAGAGAAAGATCTCGGCATGTATGCATTCGACACAGAGCGGGTGAGGTGGTTCTTCTGCCCCAAGTGCAGCATCACTCTCTACAACAGGGTGCATGGGGTGTTTGAGGGGGTCGAGGTGCGCACGTTTAGGGTAAATGTGCTGACGCTGGATGAGAGGGCGGATGGGTCGCCGATGGAAGATCTGAAGAATCTCAAGATCAAGTACTGGGATTTCAAGGGAGTAGAGTTGCCCAAAGCGCCTCTTGATGAACCTGTCAATGGAGGagtgtggtga
- a CDS encoding hypothetical protein (EggNog:ENOG503NYUT; COG:E), whose translation MAKSANKAKKRKQNAQAEGPNKAAKTAAVAAATAWTTPPDSDGDGPSPGSALEPRTLQTVISHEELDMAIDTLKTIAQYPNLIKSKQCKDLRVAVYDFRQASAIDAGANASLTARITAALADERYTNVRILLAEMRIREQEPKLGALCRWVRDLDIISGLSTIPGGGDGTAIRRSERDEQRLRVIDAILRVTGPVDTNPNAVPISCNPGIALQEIWDLRPSTPSEQVYASVLDKTIFESAPPTLATGLRVIETTPGPLRKPPNHHDALLYTTAPNTIPLATERAPATYQPHPVVPGLGVIRNVLSPEECKAIIAAGETVNFLPDAPMREDGDVSILAHNFYWVADKLFHDTLWSRVAPHVPASVNGRLARGLNRRFRVYRYVPGAEYRAHIDGAWPPSDVLPDDTYVYDASPPGKKQSSLFTFLIYLNDEFEGGETTYFVPAAREGVLNAYPIRPVMGNVALFPHGDPRGALLHEGTGVRKGAKYVIRTEVEYDVEPSE comes from the coding sequence ATGGCCAAGAGCGCGAACAAGGcaaagaagagaaagcagAATGCCCAGGCCGAGGGGCCGAACAAGGCCGCAAAGACAGCGGCAGTAGCGGCGGCGACAGCCTGGACAACACCCCCCGACAGCGACGGCGACGGCCCATCTCCCGGCTCGGCGCTCGAGCCCAGGACCTTGCAGACAGTCATCTCGCACGAGGAACTCGATATGGCCATCGACACCCTCAAGACGATTGCCCAGTACCCGAACCTGATCAAGTCCAAGCAATGCAAGGACCTGCGTGTCGCCGTCTACGATTTCCGCCAGGCCTCTGCCATCGATGCTGGAGCGAACGCCAGCCTGACGGCCCGCATCACAGCAGCCCTCGCCGATGAGCGATACACAAATGTGAGGATCCTGCTTGCCGAGATGAGAATCCGGGAGCAAGAGCCAAAGCTTGGTGCCCTATGTCGATGGGTGCGAGATCTGGACATCATCAGCGGCCTGTCTACGATACccggtggtggcgatggcACGGCTATCCGGCGCAGCGAACGGGACGAGCAACGCCTGCGGGTTATCGACGCCATCCTCCGTGTCACCGGTCCCGTCGATACCAATCCAAACGCCGTGCCAATCTCGTGCAACCCGGGCATTGCTCTCCAAGAGATCTGGGACCTCCGCCCCTCCACACCCTCGGAACAGGTATACGCCTCGGTGCTGGACAAAACAATCTTCGAGTCGGCGCCGCCTACATTGGCCACCGGTCTCCGGGTCATTGAGACAACACCAGGTCCCCTTCGCAAGCCTCCCAATCACCATGATGCCTTGCTCTACACCACAGCTCCGAACACCATACCTCTTGCCACCGAACGGGCCCCTGCCACataccaacctcacccagtTGTCCCTGGTCTTGGTGTAATTCGAAACGTCCTTTCTCCCGAAGAATGCAAGGCCATAATCGCGGCTGGTGAGACGGTCAACTTTCTCCCCGATGCCCCGATGCGGGAAGACGGTGATGTGAGCATTCTGGCGCACAACTTCTACTGGGTTGCAGACAAACTTTTCCACGACACTCTCTGGTCACGCGTGGCGCCCCATGTTCCGGCCTCGGTGAACGGACGCCTAGCACGTGGGCTCAACCGTCGTTTCCGAGTGTATCGCTACGTCCCAGGCGCCGAGTATCGCGCGCACATTGATGGCGCTTGGCCTCCTTCCGATGTCCTCCCCGACGACACCTACGTCTATGATGCCTCGCCCCCCGGAAAGAAACAAAGCTCGCTGTTTACCTTCTTGATATACCTGAACGACGAGTTCGAGGGCGGAGAAACTACCTACTTTGTGCCGGCAGCGCGAGAGGGCGTGCTCAATGCCTACCCCATCCGGCCCGTGATGGGCAATGTTGCCTTGTTTCCTCACGGAGATCCCAGAGGAGCGTTGCTACATGAGGGAACTGGAGTGAGGAAGGGGGCCAAGTACGTGATCCGGACAGAGGTGGAATACGATGTTGAGCCCAGCGAGTAA
- a CDS encoding hypothetical protein (EggNog:ENOG503PX3R), whose amino-acid sequence MLVVTSRGVSTLAAVSNTAIMSTSTVEKRYLHSTSYSEAVVSDNYSFSPFSSPLTSLKFRNGMCLTAHREFLIQSPKLVSLITRHDSFPETISLPEVSYAAGQILVAHLYSGRWTELAWFGPDGGGLEDIARLETALEVYLAARKYELCSLEALAQIHIEQDAARLDIFTVIDVAKRVYPVPDSNDTWFQQHIKSRIKADFDKPDAALLARLDTNFADESSIIKLVLKGMLEAYRDKTEALAQQAAALKRPCTPSSDGSFEEVECPSLRTVVEDKAVVCSKEDSQTTSAPTAPPALLPTEVAVEVSTTHANPLLDKSVYEIAPEALHATEEPTVPNVTPVPEPELQAQVSDHNGNSSGATTTRIKLKKCKHKSTKARWECKACGRCTRPSCVSCKCRMCTVKCREENHRAVSDPVVEEKVSPEVVPEVVVAEPAPVQAEDDGWDFAGTSSKTFARNAQIDAAAAAAVVVVAEPEPEPTPVPEPQSIVEDIPRDSFDIANNDRKKEAKKGKQKAVVRPETEPVMREIEPIPLMEPAAGPKSKPSMEDNPWAFPSTKFTKKKAKAVVGTGSEPVSETGNAQLIAEIERGFPQGGWDFWGTSKKR is encoded by the exons ATGCTTGTTGTGACGTCTCGAGGTGTTAGCACCCTCGCCGCGGTctccaacaccgccatcatgtcTACCTCTACGGTCGAGAAACGATATCTACATAGCACGAGCTACAGCGAAGCTGTAGTGTCGGACAACTACTCATTCTC GCCATTCAGCAGCCCCCTCACCAGCCTGAAGTTTCGAAACGGCATGTGCTTGACTGCACATCGAGAGTTCCTCATCCAGAGCCCCAAGCTGGTCTCACTCATCACTCGTCACGATTCCTTCCCCGAAACCATCAGCCTTCCAGAGGTTTCTTACGCTGCTGGCCAGATCCTGGTTGCCCACCTCTACAGCGGCCGCTGGACGGAGCTGGCATGGTTCGGGCCTGATGGCGGCGGCCTCGAAGATATTGCCAGATTGGAAACAGCCCTCGAGGTCTACCTGGCCGCCAGGAAATACGAACTCTGCAGTCTCGAGGCTCTCGCTCAGATCCACATTGAGCAAGACGCAGCCAGGCTGGACATTTTTACTGTCATCGATGTCGCCAAGAGAGTGTATCCCGTGCCTGACAGCAACGACACTTGGTTCCAGCAGCATATCAAATCCCGCATCAAGGCCGATTTTGACAAGCCGGACGCTGCTCTGCTGGCCAGGCTGGATACCAACTTTGCTGATGAGTCCTCTATCATCAAGCTGGTCTTGAAAGGCATGCTCGAGGCCTATCGGGACAAGACTGAGGCTCTGGCCCAACAGGCTGCAGCGTTGAAGAGACCTTGCACACCATCTAGTGACGGGTcttttgaggaggttgagtgCCCATCGCTGCGGACTGTGGTTGAGGATAAAGCTGTTGTCTGTAGCAAGGAGGACAGCCAAACCACATCTGCCCCCACGGCACCGCCTGCTTTGCTACCTACCGAGGTGGCCGTCGAGGTCTCAACAACACATGCCAATCCACTGCTCGATAAGTCGGTTTACGAGATTGCACCTGAGGCATTACATGCGACTGAAGAGCCGACAGTGCCGAATGTTACTCCCGTGCCTGAGCCAGAGCTTCAGGCGCAAGTATCGGACCACAACGGCAACAGCAGCGGCGCCACGACAACAAGGATCAAACTGAAGAAGTGCAAACACAAGTCGACCAAGGCGCGCTGGGAGTGCAAGGCGTGCGGAAGGTGCACCAGACCCTCATGTGTGTCATGCAAGTGCAGGATGTGCACGGTCAAATGTCGTGAGGAAAACCATCGAGCTGTTTCTGACCCAGTGGTTGAAGAGAAGGTTTCACCTGAGGTGGTGCCTGAGGTCGTTGTGGCAGAGCCCGCTCCAGTCCAggcggaggatgatggctggGATTTTGCGGGCACAAGTAGTAAGACCTTTGCGAGGAATGCCCAGATCgatgcggcggcggcggcggcggtggtggtggtggcggaaCCAGAGCCCGAACCGACGCCTGTGCCAGAACCACAGTCCATTGTCGAAGATATTCCGCGAGACTCTTTTGATATCGCCAATAACGACAGGAAAaaggaggcgaagaaggggaagcaGAAGGCTGTGGTTCGCCCAGAGACTGAACCCGTGATGCGGGAGATTGAGCCAATCCCCCTGATGGAACCGGCTGCAGGACCAAAATCGAAGCCATCGATGGAGGACAACCCCTGGGCGTTTCCATCGACAAAGTTCACGAAaaagaaggcaaaggccgTCGTCGGCACTGGATCGGAACCTGTAAGTGAGACCGGGAATGCCCAGCTCATCGCCGAGATTGAGCGTGGTTTTCCTCAGGGTGGGTGGGACTTTTGGGGAACGTCAAAAAAGCGATAG